One segment of Mycolicibacterium sp. YH-1 DNA contains the following:
- a CDS encoding glycoside hydrolase family 6 protein, with protein MSSAAGAVARWISPFLAVATVVGIGYSAVPVQTGPAPDVRLVSDANPLAGLPFYVNPRSKARAAADGVDPPNPELNAIADTPTAYWMDNISTPAVDAKYIATAQAAGTMPVLALYGIPNRDCGSYAAGGFGSAGAYKGWIDGVAGAIGSGPAAVILEPDALAMADCLSADQQQERYDLMRYAVDTLTRNPATAVYIDGGHSRWVAADVMAARLNDVGVAKARGFSLNTANFFTTEESMGYGNAISGMTNGAHYVIDTSRNGAGPAEGEMYWCNPSGRALGARPTTETGNGNVDAFLWVKRPGESDGACNGHPQAGRFVNQYAIDLARNAGW; from the coding sequence ATCTCCTCAGCTGCCGGCGCAGTCGCGCGGTGGATCTCCCCGTTCCTGGCCGTGGCAACCGTCGTCGGTATCGGCTATTCAGCCGTTCCGGTGCAGACTGGTCCCGCCCCCGATGTGCGGCTAGTCAGCGACGCCAACCCGTTGGCCGGGTTGCCCTTCTACGTCAACCCCCGGTCGAAGGCACGTGCCGCCGCGGATGGCGTCGATCCGCCCAATCCGGAGCTGAACGCCATCGCCGACACCCCTACGGCGTACTGGATGGACAACATCTCCACCCCCGCGGTCGACGCGAAGTACATCGCCACGGCACAGGCTGCCGGCACCATGCCGGTTCTGGCGCTGTACGGAATCCCGAATCGCGACTGCGGGAGCTACGCAGCGGGTGGGTTCGGGTCGGCCGGCGCCTACAAGGGATGGATCGACGGCGTCGCGGGTGCCATCGGCTCCGGACCGGCTGCGGTCATCCTCGAACCCGACGCACTCGCGATGGCCGACTGCCTGTCGGCCGACCAGCAGCAGGAACGCTACGACCTGATGCGCTACGCCGTCGACACGCTGACCCGCAACCCGGCCACGGCTGTCTACATCGACGGCGGTCACTCACGCTGGGTCGCCGCCGACGTCATGGCCGCCCGGCTCAACGACGTCGGTGTGGCGAAGGCGCGGGGCTTCAGCCTCAATACCGCGAACTTCTTCACCACCGAGGAGTCGATGGGCTACGGCAATGCGATCTCGGGGATGACGAACGGTGCGCACTACGTGATCGACACCTCGCGCAACGGCGCGGGCCCAGCCGAGGGCGAGATGTACTGGTGCAATCCGAGTGGACGGGCGCTCGGTGCCCGGCCGACGACGGAGACCGGGAACGGCAACGTCGACGCCTTCCTGTGGGTGAAGCGTCCCGGTGAGTCCGACGGAGCATGCAATGGGCATCCCCAGGCGGGTCGCTTCGTCAACCAGTACGCCATCGACCTGGCCCGCAACGCCGGCTGGTAG